Proteins encoded in a region of the Scyliorhinus torazame isolate Kashiwa2021f chromosome 1, sScyTor2.1, whole genome shotgun sequence genome:
- the LOC140410839 gene encoding splicing factor 3B subunit 5 — protein sequence MTDRYNIHSQLEHLQSKYIGTGHADTTKWEWLVNQHRDSYASYMGHFDLLNYFAVAENETKARVRFNLMEKMLQPCGPPPDKPEEA from the coding sequence ATGACGGACCGCTACAACATCCACAGCCAGCTGGAGCATCTCCAGTCCAAGTACATCGGCACCGGGCACGCCGACACCACCAAGTGGGAGTGGCTGGTCAACCAGCACCGCGACTCGTACGCCTCCTACATGGGCCACTTCGACCTGCTCAACTACTTCGCCGTGGCCGAGAATGAGACCAAGGCCCGGGTCCGCTTCAACCTCATGGAGAAAATGCTGCAGCCCTGCGGACCCCCGCCAGACAAGCCCGAGGAGGCCTGA